A region from the Candidatus Roizmanbacteria bacterium CG_4_9_14_0_2_um_filter_38_17 genome encodes:
- a CDS encoding leucyl aminopeptidase, whose product MEIEKVVEQNSKIRSLTTQEYQIGRNVMEACMYVQPSEKVLIVTDPEEYKNAAIFFEAAKEFTDSVKLISFSGMHKNAQEPPPEIVQEIIAADVAILITKHSLTHTKGRLDGTKSKTRIATMPGITQEIIMRTLGVDYSEVAALSIKIANILTKSKKGKLTAEGGTDITFSIAGRAGIADTGLFVKKGAEGNLPAGEAFIAPLEGTTNGIIVFDGSFDAIELNQPIITEIQDGKVISIKGGKPADILKRRMDSAGEAAYNIAELGIGTNSAAELSSNLLEAEKVFGTVHVAMGSNITFGGTVSVPFHSDGVILSPTLKVDDILILDRGSFRW is encoded by the coding sequence ATGGAGATAGAAAAAGTAGTTGAACAAAACAGCAAAATTAGGAGCTTAACTACCCAAGAGTACCAGATAGGAAGAAACGTGATGGAGGCTTGCATGTATGTGCAACCGAGCGAGAAAGTGCTCATAGTTACAGATCCCGAGGAGTACAAAAATGCAGCTATCTTTTTTGAGGCTGCCAAAGAATTTACTGACAGTGTCAAGCTCATCTCTTTTTCGGGAATGCATAAAAATGCCCAAGAGCCGCCGCCAGAAATAGTACAAGAAATAATAGCTGCGGACGTTGCTATCCTTATCACTAAACACTCTCTAACCCACACAAAGGGCAGATTAGATGGCACAAAAAGTAAAACACGAATTGCCACGATGCCAGGAATAACACAAGAAATAATCATGCGAACTTTGGGAGTGGACTATAGTGAGGTTGCAGCTTTGTCTATTAAAATTGCTAATATTTTAACTAAAAGTAAAAAAGGAAAACTTACTGCTGAGGGTGGCACGGATATCACGTTTAGTATAGCTGGTAGAGCTGGAATTGCGGATACGGGTTTGTTTGTAAAGAAAGGAGCCGAGGGAAATTTGCCCGCGGGTGAGGCATTTATTGCGCCTTTAGAAGGCACGACCAATGGAATAATTGTATTTGATGGTAGCTTTGATGCAATAGAGCTGAATCAACCAATAATAACTGAAATTCAAGATGGCAAAGTGATAAGTATCAAAGGGGGTAAGCCCGCAGATATTTTAAAGCGAAGAATGGACTCAGCTGGCGAGGCAGCTTACAATATTGCCGAACTGGGGATAGGTACTAATTCGGCAGCAGAGCTCAGCAGCAACCTTTTGGAAGCTGAAAAAGTATTTGGAACTGTGCATGTGGCAATGGGCAGCAATATTACATTTGGTGGGACAGTGTCTGTACCTTTTCATTCAGATGGTGTAATTCTCTCCCCTACTCTTAAAGTAGATGATATACTTATATTAGATAGAGGTAGCTTTAGATGGTAA
- the hisS gene encoding histidine--tRNA ligase has translation MVKTKIQPVKGTRDFYPEDIAFQNWLFGRIRTISESFGYQEYDGPILEPIELYLAKTSEELIKQQAFTLKDGKGRELVLRPEMTPSVARMVAAKSYELPIPARLFNIGPRFRYEAPQRGRLREFYQWDVDMFGANTPEADAEIIAVAAEFFKTLGLTPDDVVIKINDRSLIETKFAFLDIPEDKWLELTTIIDRREKLTPKAWQESLAKLDFSDKQISELETVLRDTDFSFESENLTRIFSTLEDLGYRDYVEFDPSIVRGLLYYSSTVFETKDRHGEFRSLLGGGRYASLVGEYGGRDLSGVGFATSDIIIQEFLAHHNKLPELKAKVADVLVVVVEEGAVRDALKISTSLRSAQINTEFYPDATVKLDKQLSFADKKGIPFVVIFGKDEMEKQVVTVKKMATGAQKQILLKNLTHETVVGW, from the coding sequence ATGGTAAAGACAAAAATTCAGCCAGTTAAGGGAACACGGGATTTTTATCCTGAGGATATCGCCTTTCAAAATTGGCTGTTTGGAAGGATTAGGACAATTTCCGAGAGCTTTGGGTACCAGGAATATGATGGGCCAATACTCGAGCCCATTGAGCTTTATCTTGCAAAAACTTCAGAAGAGCTAATTAAACAGCAGGCATTCACGCTGAAAGATGGAAAAGGGCGGGAGCTGGTGTTGCGACCCGAGATGACGCCAAGCGTGGCACGGATGGTAGCAGCAAAAAGTTATGAGCTACCAATTCCAGCTAGGCTATTTAACATTGGTCCCCGCTTTCGTTATGAGGCTCCGCAACGTGGCAGACTTCGAGAGTTTTATCAGTGGGATGTAGATATGTTTGGAGCTAATACGCCGGAAGCCGATGCCGAGATTATTGCTGTGGCAGCTGAGTTTTTTAAGACGCTGGGCTTAACACCTGACGATGTGGTGATTAAGATAAATGATCGTTCTTTAATTGAAACTAAATTTGCATTCTTAGATATCCCAGAAGATAAATGGCTTGAATTAACCACTATCATAGACCGGAGAGAAAAACTTACCCCAAAAGCTTGGCAGGAGTCCTTAGCAAAACTAGATTTTAGTGATAAGCAAATTTCAGAACTAGAGACTGTACTTAGAGACACCGACTTTAGTTTTGAGTCAGAGAATTTGACTAGAATTTTTTCAACGCTGGAGGACTTGGGGTATCGAGACTATGTTGAATTTGATCCATCAATTGTGCGCGGACTCCTCTACTACAGTTCAACTGTGTTTGAAACTAAAGATAGACATGGTGAATTTAGGTCTCTTTTGGGTGGAGGGCGCTATGCCAGTCTGGTTGGTGAATATGGCGGCCGGGACTTATCAGGGGTTGGTTTTGCAACTAGTGATATTATCATCCAGGAATTTTTGGCACATCACAACAAACTTCCAGAGCTTAAAGCTAAAGTTGCTGATGTTCTGGTGGTTGTGGTTGAAGAGGGCGCTGTTAGAGATGCTCTGAAGATAAGTACTTCGCTCCGCTCGGCTCAAATTAATACCGAGTTTTATCCTGATGCAACGGTAAAACTGGATAAGCAGTTATCTTTTGCAGATAAAAAAGGTATTCCGTTTGTTGTAATCTTTGGGAAAGATGAGATGGAAAAGCAAGTTGTAACTGTAAAGAAAATGGCAACAGGCGCGCAGAAACAAATACTTCTAAAAAACCTCACCCACGAAACTGTAGTTGGCTGGTAA